In the genome of Bradyrhizobium arachidis, one region contains:
- a CDS encoding DUF2867 domain-containing protein, whose amino-acid sequence MTGSVREVPPSVDAGAVLSGAQFIDAFRVEVGATQLSAREACTRMVLHGPRWIDALTRLRNILVKPLGLKTSGQGAPAPHGMIGLFPVLSETPERLIAGFDDYHLDFRVVVDVAGDAADRRVTLTTLVRTNNLLGRTYLTLIVPFHKLVARSMMGDVVEPAR is encoded by the coding sequence ATGACAGGATCGGTTCGCGAAGTCCCCCCGAGTGTCGACGCCGGCGCGGTGCTATCAGGCGCGCAGTTCATCGACGCCTTTCGTGTCGAGGTCGGCGCGACGCAATTGAGCGCCCGCGAGGCCTGCACCCGAATGGTGCTGCATGGGCCGCGCTGGATCGATGCGCTGACGCGCTTGCGCAACATCTTGGTGAAACCCCTCGGACTGAAGACATCGGGCCAGGGCGCTCCGGCGCCGCACGGGATGATCGGCCTGTTTCCAGTGCTGAGCGAAACGCCGGAGCGGCTGATCGCAGGGTTTGACGACTACCATCTCGATTTCCGCGTCGTGGTTGACGTCGCCGGCGACGCGGCGGACCGACGGGTGACATTGACCACGTTGGTGCGGACCAACAATCTGCTCGGGCGTACCTACCTCACGCTGATCGTACCGTTCCACAAGCTCGTGGCCCGCAGCATGATGGGAGACGTCGTGGAGCCGGCGCGATGA
- a CDS encoding 2-hydroxychromene-2-carboxylate isomerase encodes MTLSVDLFYSYRSPFSYLALPKTLKLVADYDLAVNLRPVYPLAVRVPGFFKKASPNFIRYVVLDSTRVAQHEGIPFRFPRPDPIVQDKVTFDVAAEQPYIHRLTRLGAMAQLEGRSLAFTDAIARVLWDGAVAGWNEGDHLARAAEKAGFDLAAMDQAITTDPDRYEHVIAENEKDHAASGHWGVPTFVFENEPFFGQDRIDLLLWRMQSKGLTRRQP; translated from the coding sequence ATGACGCTGTCCGTCGACCTCTTCTACTCCTACCGCAGTCCCTTCAGCTATCTGGCGCTGCCGAAGACGCTGAAGCTGGTCGCGGACTATGATCTCGCGGTCAACCTGCGGCCGGTTTATCCGCTCGCGGTGCGCGTGCCCGGCTTCTTCAAGAAGGCCAGCCCGAACTTCATTCGCTATGTGGTGCTCGACAGCACGCGCGTGGCGCAGCACGAGGGCATTCCGTTCCGCTTTCCGAGGCCAGATCCGATCGTGCAGGACAAGGTGACGTTCGATGTGGCGGCCGAGCAGCCCTACATCCACCGGCTGACCCGGCTGGGCGCGATGGCGCAGCTCGAGGGCCGCTCGCTCGCCTTCACCGATGCGATCGCGCGCGTGCTGTGGGACGGCGCGGTGGCGGGCTGGAACGAGGGCGACCACCTCGCGCGCGCGGCCGAAAAGGCCGGCTTCGACCTCGCCGCGATGGATCAAGCGATCACGACCGATCCGGATCGCTACGAGCACGTGATCGCGGAGAACGAGAAGGACCATGCGGCGTCAGGCCATTGGGGCGTGCCGACCTTCGTGTTCGAGAACGAGCCGTTCTTCGGCCAGGACCGCATCGATCTGCTGCTCTGGCGCATGCAGAGCAAAGGCCTGACCAGGCGCCAGCCGTGA
- a CDS encoding SMI1/KNR4 family protein: MHLAKFFHRPPGDDDRELMLIPGGDPMVIGVRMNRQDDPESDQYLREEFSDIDDAVSAFRRHVAELVASGYVETSHTNYTLRDLGPDPQAKPDWQKGLDELMILAFSTPLAEQAKQIEALRGTPAEHEPLYLWLAADHGKAAGEEFAQTLRYAEQARDAINARRASRQAHYAWSISEQDLEGEILELLSSLYLLASNPAASLAIIEHLCRTAPSHDRIRQRAELLCGFFPERREEAFDDAYQWSRFGGYDVILLFPEYAEYAARRREGTSAKGWRWRPATPVSAADISAAEQALGVRLPEDYRNFLLTRGETELLVRLPESSSELRFYAPGELATQLRNVLDFIAYSEDELEEACAYFRKEYGVSLKHLIPIAEPSQLSRCLLLHLEPGERYGWCFQWDHDGGWELEQPQPSFDVALKALTDGIERRDATQLAFFDLSSG; the protein is encoded by the coding sequence ATGCATCTGGCAAAGTTCTTCCACCGTCCACCCGGCGACGACGATCGCGAGCTGATGCTGATTCCGGGCGGCGATCCCATGGTGATCGGCGTTCGCATGAACCGGCAGGACGATCCGGAATCGGATCAGTATCTGCGCGAGGAATTTTCCGACATTGACGACGCCGTCTCAGCTTTCCGCCGCCATGTCGCCGAACTCGTCGCGTCCGGCTATGTCGAGACCAGCCATACCAACTACACGCTACGCGACCTCGGACCTGATCCGCAGGCCAAGCCGGATTGGCAGAAGGGGCTCGATGAGCTGATGATCCTCGCGTTCAGCACGCCGCTGGCCGAGCAGGCGAAGCAGATCGAAGCGCTCAGGGGCACGCCGGCCGAGCACGAGCCGCTCTATCTCTGGCTCGCCGCCGATCACGGCAAGGCCGCAGGCGAGGAGTTCGCGCAGACCCTGCGCTATGCCGAGCAGGCGCGCGATGCGATCAACGCGCGGCGGGCATCTCGGCAGGCCCATTATGCATGGTCCATCTCCGAGCAGGACCTCGAAGGAGAAATCCTGGAGTTGCTGAGCAGTCTCTATCTTCTCGCCAGCAATCCAGCCGCCTCGCTGGCGATCATCGAGCATTTGTGCCGGACCGCTCCGAGCCATGATCGCATTCGCCAGCGTGCCGAGCTTCTCTGCGGCTTCTTTCCCGAACGGAGGGAGGAGGCCTTCGACGATGCCTATCAATGGTCGCGCTTCGGCGGCTACGACGTCATCTTGCTGTTTCCCGAGTATGCGGAATATGCAGCACGGCGCAGGGAAGGGACATCTGCCAAGGGCTGGCGCTGGCGACCCGCTACGCCGGTCAGCGCCGCAGATATCAGCGCCGCCGAGCAGGCGCTTGGCGTCCGGCTCCCCGAGGACTATCGCAATTTCCTGCTGACCCGCGGCGAGACCGAGCTGCTGGTTCGCCTGCCTGAATCCTCCTCCGAGCTGCGGTTCTATGCGCCGGGCGAGCTCGCCACGCAGCTGCGCAATGTCCTCGACTTCATCGCCTATTCCGAGGATGAGCTCGAGGAGGCCTGCGCCTATTTCCGCAAGGAGTACGGTGTTTCATTGAAGCACCTGATTCCGATTGCCGAACCCTCGCAACTCAGCCGCTGCCTGCTGCTCCATCTCGAGCCTGGGGAGCGCTATGGCTGGTGCTTCCAATGGGATCATGACGGCGGGTGGGAATTGGAACAGCCGCAACCGAGTTTCGACGTTGCATTGAAGGCGCTGACAGACGGCATCGAGAGGCGTGATGCAACGCAGCTCGCGTTTTTCGATCTCTCTAGCGGGTGA
- a CDS encoding FUSC family protein, which yields MAFSGKVFERIRSRRTQLGLAIRVTVAATAAYAIATALHLLLPLWAVLTSLIVTQMSVGRSLKATRDYVLGTIGGAIYGGAIAILIPYSSEAGLLGLLVLSVAPLAFIAAINPSLSAATVTAVIVLLVPTMHHSDPMTSAIDRVSEVGVGAVTGLLVSFVVLPSRAVRQIRAVAAQLLELIADAFTELLAGLTRGRDNDALHRIQDGIGTAMVGMNAIGAEAERERAARLSSGPDTGPLLRTVLRLRHDVVMIGRATVVPLPVEVQMRLAAPLTEVSTVIARFLRAAAAALREGAGAPAIHPVHVALQHYAEAVTSVRQDGLIRGQPGDTAERFFALGFSLEQMHQNLCDLDRVVGEWSEASDKSARVAE from the coding sequence ATGGCATTCTCAGGCAAGGTGTTCGAGCGGATCCGGTCGCGGCGGACGCAGCTGGGACTGGCGATCCGGGTCACCGTGGCCGCGACCGCGGCCTATGCGATCGCCACCGCGTTGCATCTCTTGCTGCCGCTCTGGGCTGTCCTGACCTCGCTGATCGTGACCCAGATGAGCGTCGGCCGTTCGCTGAAGGCGACGCGTGACTATGTGCTCGGCACCATCGGCGGCGCGATCTATGGCGGCGCCATCGCGATCCTGATCCCCTATTCGAGTGAGGCGGGCCTGCTTGGCCTGCTGGTGCTCTCGGTCGCTCCGCTCGCCTTCATCGCCGCGATCAATCCGAGTCTGAGCGCCGCGACGGTGACGGCCGTGATCGTGCTGCTGGTCCCGACCATGCATCACTCCGATCCCATGACCTCGGCGATCGACCGTGTCAGCGAGGTTGGCGTCGGTGCGGTCACCGGATTGCTCGTCTCGTTCGTGGTGCTGCCTTCGCGCGCGGTGCGGCAGATCCGTGCCGTGGCCGCACAATTGCTCGAGCTGATCGCCGATGCCTTCACCGAACTGCTCGCCGGCCTGACCCGCGGCCGCGACAACGATGCGCTGCACCGGATCCAGGACGGCATCGGCACCGCCATGGTCGGCATGAATGCCATTGGCGCCGAGGCCGAGCGCGAGCGCGCCGCGCGGCTGTCGAGCGGGCCCGACACGGGTCCCTTGCTGCGAACCGTGCTGCGGCTGCGCCACGACGTCGTGATGATCGGCCGCGCCACGGTGGTGCCATTGCCGGTCGAGGTGCAGATGCGGTTAGCTGCGCCCTTGACGGAGGTCTCGACGGTGATCGCGCGCTTCCTGCGCGCGGCCGCCGCGGCCCTGCGCGAGGGCGCCGGCGCGCCGGCGATCCATCCGGTCCACGTCGCGCTCCAGCACTACGCCGAGGCGGTCACCTCCGTCCGCCAGGACGGCCTGATCCGCGGCCAGCCCGGTGACACCGCCGAGCGCTTCTTCGCGCTCGGCTTCTCCTTGGAGCAGATGCACCAGAACCTGTGCGACCTCGATCGTGTCGTCGGCGAATGGTCGGAGGCAAGTGACAAGTCGGCGCGTGTGGCGGAGTAG
- a CDS encoding MmgE/PrpD family protein produces the protein MAHETATLAAYVVNLKYQDIPAEVLDRAKVLTLDFLGSAIRARSEAESTPSILKMLEALALDTKGESTVFGDTKTWTPAVAALLNGALGHSLDFDDTHADSSLHPSAPVVPAAFAVGEMVGASGRDVLTAIVAGYEVCCRLGNALDPTSHYARGFHPTATAGTYGAAAAAGKLFGLSEQQIISAFGVSGSQAAGSLQFLVNGAWNKRYQVGAAAMNGVIAATLARNDFVGSTESVEGKHGLLAGYTDDAHPDKAVAELGKTYETMKIGVKPYPSCRYTHAAIDALIAMRREHNLTPDQVKRVEIGLHRNGITLTGDAATKRHPRSIVGGQFSMFFTGALALDQGSFGWDDYNRLGDAAIDALADKFDVVQDDRLEVGRTHPFGARVSITTDDGVHERVYADPSGEPTSFPDTKAMQQKFLTLARPVLNARAEKFADAIMTLERFDRVAKATELGR, from the coding sequence ATGGCCCACGAAACCGCAACGCTCGCCGCCTATGTCGTCAATCTGAAATACCAGGATATTCCGGCGGAGGTGCTGGATCGCGCCAAGGTGCTGACGCTGGACTTCCTCGGCAGCGCCATCCGGGCTAGGTCCGAAGCGGAATCCACCCCCTCGATCCTGAAGATGCTGGAAGCGCTCGCGCTCGACACCAAGGGCGAGTCCACCGTGTTCGGCGACACCAAGACCTGGACACCGGCGGTGGCGGCTCTCCTCAACGGCGCGCTCGGCCATTCCCTCGACTTCGACGACACCCACGCCGATTCCTCGCTGCATCCGAGCGCGCCGGTGGTTCCCGCCGCCTTCGCCGTCGGCGAGATGGTCGGCGCCTCGGGCCGCGACGTGCTGACCGCGATCGTGGCGGGCTATGAAGTCTGCTGCCGGCTCGGCAACGCGCTCGATCCGACCTCGCATTATGCGCGCGGCTTCCACCCGACCGCGACCGCGGGCACCTATGGCGCGGCCGCGGCGGCCGGCAAGCTGTTTGGTCTCTCCGAGCAGCAGATCATCTCCGCCTTCGGCGTCTCCGGCAGCCAGGCTGCGGGCTCGCTGCAATTTCTGGTCAACGGCGCCTGGAACAAGCGCTACCAGGTCGGCGCCGCCGCGATGAACGGCGTGATTGCCGCAACATTGGCGCGCAACGATTTCGTCGGCTCGACGGAATCGGTCGAGGGCAAGCATGGCCTGCTCGCCGGCTACACCGACGATGCACATCCGGACAAGGCGGTGGCCGAGCTCGGCAAGACCTACGAGACCATGAAGATCGGCGTGAAGCCGTATCCGAGCTGCCGCTACACGCATGCCGCGATCGACGCGCTGATCGCGATGCGGCGCGAGCACAATCTGACCCCCGACCAGGTCAAGCGCGTCGAGATCGGCCTGCATCGCAACGGCATTACGCTCACCGGCGATGCCGCGACCAAGCGCCACCCGCGCTCGATCGTCGGCGGCCAGTTCTCGATGTTCTTCACCGGCGCGCTCGCACTCGACCAGGGCTCATTCGGCTGGGACGACTATAACCGCCTTGGCGATGCCGCCATCGACGCGCTCGCCGACAAGTTCGACGTGGTGCAGGACGACCGCCTCGAGGTCGGCCGCACCCACCCGTTCGGCGCACGCGTCAGCATCACGACGGACGATGGCGTGCATGAGCGGGTCTATGCCGATCCCTCGGGCGAGCCAACGTCTTTCCCGGACACTAAGGCCATGCAGCAGAAGTTTCTGACCTTGGCGCGCCCGGTGCTGAACGCGCGGGCGGAGAAGTTCGCCGATGCGATCATGACGCTGGAGCGGTTCGATCGCGTGGCCAAGGCGACGGAGCTGGGGAGGTAG
- a CDS encoding serine hydrolase domain-containing protein has product MTRRRKIVLLTTTIACAGLALGAARARDVPKVATGFVADILCSETFVSGLDPFRNFTETNDAMPGTGLITWAMDFRVDRARKDVTVTLFGIGRSHAVYREGLGCTLEHGTGLTDVAPPPDERQPALLPEIAGPALVPPQSEGLAVALDRAFTEPAQPPYRRTRAVVVMKAGRIIAERYTDGIGPETPLLSFSMTKSVISALTGILVRQGKLKLDGPGPVAAWKNPNDPRHAITVDQLLRHTAGLALGSSLQASLGSAFEPVNRMKFVENDMATYAASMPLATAPGTAWNYHDGNMLILSHLIRNAAGGNPADALRFARRELFAPLGMRHVTLQLDGSGTIEGSSEMLASARDWARFGQLYLNDGVAGGKRILPEGWVNYSATATPGGWVGIGAGFWTNQGESFGANFRVEHGWPRDAFFAKGTIGQYTIVIPSEKLVIVRMGRSPNWPPEADGVFDLVRDVVTATRTTSSPSPRLRREGWGEGESPQGR; this is encoded by the coding sequence GTGACCCGCCGCCGCAAGATCGTCCTCCTCACCACCACCATCGCCTGTGCCGGCCTCGCGCTCGGCGCCGCCCGGGCCCGCGACGTGCCGAAGGTCGCGACCGGCTTCGTCGCCGACATCCTGTGCTCGGAGACGTTCGTCTCCGGCCTCGACCCCTTCCGCAACTTCACCGAGACCAACGACGCGATGCCCGGGACCGGCCTGATCACCTGGGCGATGGATTTTCGGGTCGACCGCGCGCGCAAGGACGTCACGGTGACGCTGTTCGGCATCGGCCGCAGCCATGCCGTCTATCGCGAGGGGCTCGGCTGCACGCTCGAGCACGGCACTGGCCTCACCGACGTGGCGCCACCGCCGGACGAGAGGCAGCCCGCGCTATTGCCGGAGATCGCCGGCCCCGCTCTCGTGCCGCCGCAGAGCGAGGGCTTGGCCGTCGCACTCGACCGCGCCTTCACCGAGCCCGCGCAGCCGCCCTACCGCCGCACCCGCGCCGTCGTCGTGATGAAGGCGGGCCGCATCATCGCCGAGCGCTATACCGACGGCATCGGGCCGGAGACGCCGCTGCTCAGCTTCTCCATGACCAAATCGGTGATCTCGGCGCTGACAGGCATTCTCGTGCGCCAGGGCAAGCTGAAGCTCGACGGACCCGGACCGGTTGCCGCCTGGAAAAATCCCAATGATCCGCGCCATGCCATCACCGTCGATCAGCTGCTGCGCCACACGGCGGGCCTCGCGCTCGGCAGCTCGTTGCAGGCTTCGCTCGGCTCCGCCTTCGAGCCTGTCAACCGCATGAAGTTCGTCGAGAACGACATGGCCACTTACGCCGCGAGCATGCCGCTTGCCACCGCGCCTGGCACGGCGTGGAATTATCACGACGGCAACATGCTCATCCTCTCGCATCTGATCCGCAATGCCGCTGGCGGCAATCCCGCAGATGCGCTGCGCTTCGCGCGCCGCGAATTGTTCGCGCCGCTCGGCATGCGCCATGTCACCCTCCAGCTCGACGGCTCAGGCACCATCGAGGGCTCGAGCGAGATGCTGGCGTCGGCGCGCGACTGGGCGCGCTTCGGCCAGCTCTATCTCAATGACGGCGTCGCCGGCGGCAAGCGCATCTTGCCGGAGGGCTGGGTGAACTATTCGGCCACGGCCACACCGGGCGGATGGGTCGGCATCGGCGCGGGCTTCTGGACCAACCAGGGCGAGAGCTTTGGCGCCAACTTCCGCGTGGAGCATGGCTGGCCGCGCGATGCGTTCTTCGCCAAGGGCACGATCGGGCAGTACACCATCGTGATCCCGTCGGAGAAGCTGGTGATCGTGCGGATGGGCCGCTCGCCGAACTGGCCGCCGGAAGCGGACGGCGTGTTCGATCTCGTGCGCGATGTGGTGACCGCGACGCGCACCACCTCTTCCCCCTCTCCCCGCTTGCGGAGGGAGGGTTGGGGTGAGGGGGAGTCTCCGCAAGGGAGGTGA
- a CDS encoding AraC family transcriptional regulator, whose amino-acid sequence MLLTNLELAFRAASVALLLVLAASLVSDFRNVLAGRLGAAFALGSAAHAASYSVGVTSLVAAWHAPLIALSTGNIVVFWLFTRALFDDEFRLRGWHGLVWALVTAFSFVGCLWFAPGGNARFSIIAVDLIVLGFIALAVAQMIKSWPADLVERRRNVRVFIVCAAALYGGVNAVLQILVAGSAGDVANTINSGVLACIVAGIAYAMMHVDGADLFPAAVEAAPAVVFSPQATDDAADQKLIEALMRLMADERIYRQENITIGALAGRLKIPEYRLRRLINQRLGYRNFNVFLNNHRIEEAKAALADPAQAEVPVITIAMDAGFQSLGPFNRAFKAVTGVTPTEYRRLKVNAA is encoded by the coding sequence ATGCTGCTGACCAACCTTGAACTCGCCTTTCGCGCCGCCAGCGTCGCGCTGCTGCTGGTGCTGGCGGCGTCATTGGTCTCCGATTTCCGCAATGTGCTGGCAGGACGCCTCGGCGCGGCCTTCGCACTCGGCTCGGCCGCGCATGCGGCGAGCTATTCGGTCGGCGTTACGTCGCTGGTTGCGGCGTGGCACGCCCCGCTGATCGCGCTGTCGACCGGCAACATCGTGGTGTTCTGGCTGTTCACGCGCGCGCTGTTTGACGATGAGTTTCGCCTGCGCGGGTGGCACGGATTGGTCTGGGCGCTGGTTACTGCCTTCAGCTTTGTTGGATGCCTCTGGTTCGCTCCCGGCGGCAACGCGCGCTTCTCCATCATCGCGGTCGATCTGATCGTGCTCGGCTTCATCGCGCTGGCAGTCGCGCAGATGATCAAGTCGTGGCCGGCGGATCTGGTCGAACGCCGCCGCAATGTTCGTGTCTTCATCGTTTGCGCCGCCGCGCTCTATGGCGGGGTGAATGCGGTGCTTCAGATCCTCGTTGCCGGCAGCGCGGGCGATGTCGCCAACACGATCAATAGCGGCGTGCTCGCCTGCATCGTTGCGGGGATTGCCTATGCGATGATGCACGTCGACGGTGCCGATCTGTTCCCGGCCGCAGTGGAGGCCGCGCCAGCGGTTGTTTTCAGTCCGCAAGCCACGGATGACGCTGCCGACCAAAAGCTCATCGAAGCCCTGATGCGGCTCATGGCGGACGAGCGGATCTATCGCCAGGAGAACATCACAATCGGCGCGCTGGCGGGCCGGCTGAAGATTCCCGAATACCGGCTGCGCCGGCTGATCAACCAGCGCCTCGGCTACCGCAACTTCAATGTGTTCCTCAACAACCACCGCATCGAGGAAGCCAAGGCCGCGCTCGCCGATCCCGCCCAGGCCGAGGTTCCCGTCATCACCATCGCCATGGACGCCGGCTTCCAGTCGCTCGGCCCCTTCAACCGCGCCTTCAAGGCGGTCACCGGCGTGACGCCGACGGAATACCGGCGGCTGAAGGTGAATGCGGCGTGA
- a CDS encoding GNAT family N-acetyltransferase, which produces MIPPLKPGAVLLQATGPRIETERLILRPWRASDIAPNAMMLTDPGTARFIAPDGKPVTTEIGGWRNAAVMSGHWALYGFGMFAVEEKSSGKYVGRVGPWCPPGWPAFEVGWGIAREFRGKGYAVEAARASIDWSFDSFEIDEIMHCIDSENAPSQAVARSLGARKDRQIDLFGKPADAWITSRASWRRN; this is translated from the coding sequence ATGATTCCGCCGCTCAAGCCTGGTGCTGTTCTGCTTCAGGCCACAGGTCCCAGAATAGAGACGGAACGCCTGATCCTGCGGCCGTGGCGCGCCAGCGATATCGCGCCGAACGCGATGATGCTGACCGATCCCGGCACGGCGCGCTTCATCGCGCCGGACGGCAAGCCTGTGACCACCGAGATCGGCGGTTGGCGCAATGCCGCGGTGATGTCCGGGCATTGGGCGCTCTACGGCTTTGGCATGTTCGCGGTCGAGGAGAAGTCGAGCGGCAAATATGTCGGGCGCGTTGGTCCCTGGTGCCCGCCGGGCTGGCCTGCCTTCGAGGTCGGCTGGGGCATTGCCCGGGAATTTCGCGGCAAGGGTTACGCGGTGGAAGCGGCCCGCGCATCGATCGACTGGTCGTTCGACAGTTTTGAGATCGACGAGATCATGCACTGTATCGACAGTGAAAATGCACCATCGCAAGCTGTGGCCCGCAGCCTGGGTGCACGGAAGGATCGGCAGATCGATCTGTTCGGCAAGCCCGCCGACGCCTGGATCACGTCGCGGGCTTCATGGCGGCGAAATTGA
- a CDS encoding pirin family protein, protein MSWQPSNDPVLGDPMSCDALDLVIVPRTRDLGDGFEVRRALPHGKRQMVGPFIFFDHFGPVQFVSGKGMDVRPHPHIGLATVTYLFDGAIMHRDSEGNVQEISPGAMNLMTAGRGIAHSERTPDAQRASGQKMLGLQSWIALPAGSEEIEPSFQHYAAGDLPMISERDFTARVIAGSAFGITSPVTMVSPWFYTEVTAVAGATVPLDPDHEERAIYIVDGEVEIANERYEGPRLLIFRPGDRITVKALKATRMMFLGGDALEGPRHIWWNFVSSSKERIEQAKQDWKTGRFAGVPQEHEFIPLPE, encoded by the coding sequence ATGAGCTGGCAACCCTCGAACGATCCCGTGCTCGGCGATCCCATGTCCTGCGACGCGCTCGATCTCGTCATCGTACCGCGCACGCGCGATCTCGGCGACGGATTTGAAGTGCGGCGCGCGCTGCCGCACGGCAAGCGGCAAATGGTCGGGCCCTTCATCTTCTTCGATCATTTCGGCCCGGTGCAGTTCGTCTCCGGCAAGGGCATGGACGTGCGGCCGCATCCGCATATCGGGCTTGCCACCGTCACCTATCTGTTCGACGGCGCGATCATGCACCGCGACAGCGAGGGCAACGTCCAGGAGATCTCGCCGGGCGCGATGAACCTGATGACGGCCGGGCGCGGCATCGCCCATTCCGAGCGTACGCCAGATGCACAGCGCGCCTCGGGCCAAAAGATGCTGGGCCTGCAAAGCTGGATCGCGCTGCCGGCCGGATCGGAGGAGATCGAACCCTCGTTCCAGCATTACGCCGCCGGCGATCTGCCGATGATCTCCGAGCGCGATTTCACCGCGCGGGTGATCGCGGGCTCCGCCTTCGGCATCACCTCGCCTGTTACGATGGTGTCGCCCTGGTTCTATACCGAGGTCACGGCGGTGGCGGGCGCGACCGTTCCGCTCGACCCCGATCATGAGGAGCGCGCGATCTATATCGTCGACGGCGAGGTCGAGATCGCCAACGAGCGCTATGAGGGGCCGCGGCTGCTGATCTTCCGCCCCGGCGACCGCATCACCGTGAAGGCGCTCAAGGCGACGCGGATGATGTTTCTCGGCGGCGACGCATTGGAAGGCCCGCGCCACATCTGGTGGAATTTCGTCTCCTCCAGCAAGGAACGGATCGAGCAGGCCAAGCAGGACTGGAAAACCGGCCGCTTCGCCGGGGTTCCGCAGGAACATGAGTTCATTCCGCTGCCGGAATAG
- a CDS encoding phosphoribosylaminoimidazolesuccinocarboxamide synthase: MTTMLSSNLPLPKIGRGKVRDIYAVDDDRLLLVTTDRISAFDVVMGETIPMKGAVLTQISAFWFGKLEGVVPHHMISADTDEIIAAVPALKPHRADILGRAMLSRRTTVFPIECVIRGYLSGSAWKEYAASGTLAGEKLKAGLVESEKLEPSIFSPATKAESGHDENITIAKMRAVVGDEVAYTLESMTRAIYTLGEELAREQGIIIADTKFEFGRDKDGRIILIDEVMTPDSSRFWAVDAYKPGQPQASFDKQPLRDYLDVERRAGRWNGDAPPPPLPASVVDATSKRYLEAYRRVTGKDLKI; the protein is encoded by the coding sequence ATGACCACCATGCTCTCCAGCAACCTGCCGCTGCCCAAGATCGGCCGCGGCAAGGTGCGCGATATCTACGCCGTCGACGACGACCGCCTGCTGCTCGTCACCACCGACCGCATCAGCGCCTTCGACGTCGTGATGGGCGAGACCATCCCGATGAAGGGCGCGGTGCTGACGCAGATCAGCGCGTTCTGGTTTGGCAAGCTCGAAGGCGTGGTGCCGCATCACATGATCAGCGCCGACACCGACGAGATCATCGCCGCCGTGCCGGCGCTGAAACCGCATCGCGCCGATATCCTCGGCCGCGCCATGCTGTCGCGCCGCACCACCGTGTTTCCGATTGAATGTGTGATCCGCGGCTATCTCTCCGGCTCAGCCTGGAAGGAATATGCGGCCAGCGGCACGCTCGCCGGCGAGAAGCTGAAGGCCGGTCTCGTCGAGAGCGAGAAGCTGGAGCCTTCGATCTTCAGCCCGGCGACCAAGGCCGAAAGCGGCCATGACGAGAACATCACGATCGCGAAGATGCGCGCGGTCGTCGGCGACGAGGTCGCCTACACGCTCGAGAGCATGACGCGCGCGATCTACACGCTCGGCGAGGAGCTCGCGCGCGAGCAGGGCATCATCATTGCGGACACCAAATTCGAGTTCGGCCGCGACAAGGACGGCCGCATCATCCTGATCGACGAGGTGATGACGCCGGATTCCTCGCGGTTCTGGGCGGTCGATGCCTACAAGCCCGGCCAGCCGCAGGCGAGCTTCGACAAGCAGCCCTTGCGCGACTATCTCGATGTTGAGCGCCGCGCCGGCCGCTGGAACGGCGACGCCCCGCCACCGCCGCTGCCGGCAAGCGTCGTGGATGCGACCAGCAAGCGGTATCTGGAAGCGTATCGGCGGGTGACGGGGAAAGACCTGAAGATTTAG